The genomic segment TCCCCAGGGGGAAAGAGCAAAGACTGAGGGACGAGAAAGGCAGGAAAGTGCTGCAGTGGAACTTCACTGCTCCCAACAAAAGGTACATCGAGCAGCTGAAGGCCCAGATGAGCAGCTGCGTGTCCAGGAGCTTCCAGGTGGAACTGTTCCACCCCAGCTTCCTGCACCAAATCAAAGCCTTGGCCGTGATGATCAGGCACCTGgagacagagaaggaaggagtCATCAGCTGCCTGGACCTGATCCTGAAATGGCTTACCCTGTGTTTCTTTGACTCCAACATGTGGGTGCTTATCAAGAGCCTGGAGTACCTCAACCTGCTGCTAACTTTGCTGATCCAAGAAAAGTACCAGCTGACGGAGAATGAggccctttccttccttccatacCTGGTCCTGAAGATGGGGGAGCCAAGGAAAGTCATTTGTAAATTGGTGCACACTGTCCTGAAGAGCATGTGCCTGGTGTACCCAGCTAAGAAGGTGTTCAGCTTCCTCATGGAAGGCATCAGGTTCCAGAACACcaagcagcaggcaggatgCCTGGTGGAGATGGGTTATCTGCTCGAGGTGTATGGCCTGGAAGTGTGTGAGCCCAGCCCTAGCAAAGCCTTGAAGAAGATAGCCGCCTTCCTCGGAGACAAAGACAGAGCTATTCATAACGCTGCTCTAAACATCATGGTCACAGCTTGCAAAACTCATGGGGAAATTGTACTCAGAATTGTTGGGGATCTCCCTGAAGAATATATGCGGGTGCTGGGACAAACTGCAGAGCAGGAACCTGGCAGGCCACGAGTGTCCCAAGCAAAACATCTTTGTGAAAAGCCTCAACAGGATTCAAACACTGGCTCTGAAGGCAtctgccagcaggcaggaggtgcaCCCTCAAAGCCAGAGCCCGCCAGCTCTGAAGGAGGAAATTTGAATAATGTGGTTGAGGCTCCTTGCTCTCTGCCTCCACGTATAGGACAGCACGAGGGCAGGCTGGTCTCCAGAAAATACAGGCGCTTAAAACTGAGGGATGTCATTCGGCTAGAAACGATCCCTGAATTCCAGACCTTGCCCGCCTCCTCAGACACTGATGACACGTGTTATATCATCACCCGTACTATTAATTCCCTTATTTGTGACATTAGAAACAGCGATGCTGAAACCAGCATTCAGGCAGTGGAAGGAATTGAGAAGATCCTGAGGCAGAACAACAAAGCAGAAGCCATGGCTGGGCACGTTAATGAGTTCCTCGTAGCCAGCTTCCAACCACTTAAGTTGttccagaagcaaaaggaaTCTGATGAGAAATGGGGGAAGGACCAAATCATCCTGAGAAGCAAAGGTGTCATCCAGGCCATGATGTTTCTCTTCCAGGAGAAGAAACTGGCTCAGGAGGCCTCGATGGAGGTGCTGAAGGATGTAATGCACAACCTCCTTACCTTAATGCTAGAATTCCTGGAGGGGGACCAAGAGGAAGATCAGAAGCTTATACAGTCCATTAATGTCCTCATGAGAAGGGTTCTAGAAAAATCTGACCAGACGAGGATCTTCTGTGCCTTGCTCAAGCTGCTCCAAGGCAGCCTGAGTGCCAAGGGCAGCCCAGATAAGTTTTCTGACCTGCTGGCCAAATGCCTCTGGAGAACTACGCGTCTTCTCCCCAGCACCATCAGCACCATCGACCTGGACAAAATCCTGCTGGATGTCAACACCCTCCTGAAGTCAATCCCAAAGGAGAAACTGAGGCGGTGCACGAACGAGCTCCCCCTGCGGACCCTGAAAACTCTGCTGCACACTTTGTGCAAGCTGAAGGGGGTGAGGATCCTAGACCACCTCTCCCTGATCGAGGATGCAGCTGGCTCCGAGGTGGAAGCTTACCTCCGAAGGACGGTCAGtcctgctgccagggcaggggcaAATAAAACAGCTGTAGGGGCATGGGGAGAGGTCCCCTGGACAGCTGGTAGGgttgcaaagcaaaacaggcaATGCCTTCCAGCATCTTCCAGAATATTTGTTCCTAGGAGAGTTTGAGGGAGGGTCTAGAGGAATTATAGGAAtgtgagaaaaaatgttttaagtgaaAGTTGGAGTCTTTCACCGTAAACCTCTCCCTCTTCTTGCAGAGCTATTTGAATCAAAGCCTGGCCATCATCAGAACAGAGCAAAATACCAGAGAACATCTTCCTCCACCCCTTCTGGGCATGTCCccagaggcagaagcagctccCTTGGACCAACGGGGATCCCAGGAGGGACCCCTGGGGGGAAGGCAGTGACGGCACCCTGCCGCCTGGAAAACCTGCCGCCCATGGCAGGCTCCCCGCCGAGGGGCTCGTGTCACGCTTCTCCCTC from the Cygnus olor isolate bCygOlo1 chromosome 9, bCygOlo1.pri.v2, whole genome shotgun sequence genome contains:
- the LOC121075005 gene encoding cytoskeleton-associated protein 5-like; the encoded protein is MGRVGSSNMCEPELSEEECKEKVAAVLPETCIQHLESNAWKERISSMETLQKTIREMKKSEIPCQALVRLLSRGCKETKLQVMQKKLHTITLLAQEGDFSRTSAQIVLESVVEMVGDVLCSTSAQGALTAIAEACSLPWTAQTAMALAFSQNNSRIQTKILDWLSKAILEFGFAGMEAKTLINTLRIALAAAQPSVQRSAITLLGVIYLYVGDSLRELMESEKLPLLPQIDAELEKVHGQVPPAPSRANPKPGLGDGNQEDSGDHRRTGARDISDKITPELLSKLQEEDWNVQKEGLEEVACILRDAKHIQPNIGELPRALRACLHDPNPSLVQMALRVLQHLSAAMGSNVTQHMKDLGLPLITLFRDSKSSTRAAALAAVNAWAAQLNISQWLGGQNISGELGEGMPFQKQELVRWLAEELPTLRSAPSDLLRCVPLLFSCLRDSNRDVLTASRAALPFFIMHLGFEKMAEATSELKAGARDHVLAILENANASLSAQTTASVESLSGHPTDNITAALPSVPTTPPAATALSSQVSAEEPAPKLSRELKQGPKEPTSGEEGMKDMGAAKGKAQAKPTLKDGDKPVPIFIVVPRGKEQRLRDEKGRKVLQWNFTAPNKRYIEQLKAQMSSCVSRSFQVELFHPSFLHQIKALAVMIRHLETEKEGVISCLDLILKWLTLCFFDSNMWVLIKSLEYLNLLLTLLIQEKYQLTENEALSFLPYLVLKMGEPRKVICKLVHTVLKSMCLVYPAKKVFSFLMEGIRFQNTKQQAGCLVEMGYLLEVYGLEVCEPSPSKALKKIAAFLGDKDRAIHNAALNIMVTACKTHGEIVLRIVGDLPEEYMRVLGQTAEQEPGRPRVSQAKHLCEKPQQDSNTGSEGICQQAGGAPSKPEPASSEGGNLNNVVEAPCSLPPRIGQHEGRLVSRKYRRLKLRDVIRLETIPEFQTLPASSDTDDTCYIITRTINSLICDIRNSDAETSIQAVEGIEKILRQNNKAEAMAGHVNEFLVASFQPLKLFQKQKESDEKWGKDQIILRSKGVIQAMMFLFQEKKLAQEASMEVLKDVMHNLLTLMLEFLEGDQEEDQKLIQSINVLMRRVLEKSDQTRIFCALLKLLQGSLSAKGSPDKFSDLLAKCLWRTTRLLPSTISTIDLDKILLDVNTLLKSIPKEKLRRCTNELPLRTLKTLLHTLCKLKGVRILDHLSLIEDAAGSEVEAYLRRTSYLNQSLAIIRTEQNTREHLPPPLLGMSPEAEAAPLDQRGSQEGPLGGRQ